GACATCGATGCCTTGGGCGATGCCTACGAATACCTGATCGGCCAGTTTGCCGCTGGTTCCGGCAAGAAGGCGGGCGAGTTCTACACCCCGCAGCAGATTTCCGACATCCTCTCCGCCATTGTCACCCTCGACAGCCAGGAACCCGCAACCGGCAAGAAAAACCGTCTTGCCAGCGTGCTCGATTTCGCTTGCGGCTCCGGCTCGCTGCTGCTGAACGTGCGCAAACGCATGGGGCCGCAAGGCATCGGCAAGATTTACGGGCAGGAAAAGAACATCACCACCTACAACCTCGCCCGAATGAACATGCTACTGCACGGGGTGAAGGATTCGGAGTTCTCGATATACCACGGCGACACCCTGACCAATGATTGGGACATGCTGCGCGAGCTGAACCCCGCCAAGAAACCCTGTTTTGATGCCATCGTCGCCAATCCGCCCTTCAGCTACCGCTGGGATTCCACCGACGCGATGGGCGAGGACGTGCGCTTCAAAAATCACGGCCTAGCCCCAAAATCCGCCGCTGATTTTGCCTTCCTACTGCATGGCTTCCACTTCCTGAAAGATGAAGGCGTGATGGCGATCATCCTGCCCCACGGCGTGCTGTTCCGAGGCGGTGCCGAGGAACGTATCCGCACCAAACTGTTGAAGGATGGCCATATCGACACCGTCATCGGTCTCCCAGCGAACCTCTTTTACTCCACCGGCATCCCGGTGTGCATCCTTGTGCTCAAGAAATGCAAAAAACCTGACAATGTTCTCTTCATCAACGCCGCCGAACATTTTGTCAAAGGCAAACGTCAGAACCAACTGACTGACGAGCACATCACCAAAATCATTGACACCTACCAGTTCAGAAAGGAAAAGGATAATTTCCCGTATGGGCAAGGCTCAATTTTTCGATGTAACCGTGACGCGGATTTTTTCGATGCGTTGCAATGAGGTTTTCCGTATAGATAAAACCTTTCCATCGGTCACCTTCACACCGTACTGCCCTATTGCTAAATCATCATCAAAATGATATCAATCAAGTATCCAAAAAATACTCTGGGGATACTTAATTGATTATTGTTGTTGGCGGTATCAAGGGCGGTTCAGGCAAGACAACCGTCGCCACGAACCTCACCATCATCGTAACCGGGTAGTGCCCTAATCAATAGGATAAAGTGTTAAAATTTTATTATCATTTTTCATTTTTCATTTTTCGTTTTAATCTCTTAGAGGGTTATATTCCCCGCCGCTTGCGGCGTACGAAAATACAGTGTCTGATAAGGCACTGTAAAACGAAGGTGAGCCGCATAGCGTGCGAACCGTAGTGCAAAAATACCCCGCCGCTTGCGGCGGGGTTGTTTATTAAGAGGTTTTTTATGCACTGCCCAAATTGTCACTCTCAATCTGTTGTTAAAAATGGTTTCAATACACTTGGCAAGCAAATCCATCGATGCAATGAATGTGGCCGGCAGTTTGTGTTAAACCCCAGTAAAGGGCCAATCTCCGATGAAAAAAAGGCGTTGATTGATCGTCTGTTACTAGAGCGTATCCCATTGGCGGGGATTGCGCGAGTGGTGGGCGTCTCCGAATCTTGGCTACAGAATTATGTCAACGAAAAATACGCACGAACGCCGCGTAAAGTCATTATCAAGAAAAAATCCAAGGGACGCCTCACGATTGAGTGTGACGAACTTTGGTCGTTTGTCGGAAAAAAGTCTAACAAACAATGGGTTTGGCTGGCTATTGACCGCGATACCGGAGAAATTGTCGGCGTTTATATTGGCGATCGAAGTGAGCAATCCGCTCGTGCTTTATGGGATTCCTTGCCTTCGGTCTATCGTCAATGCGCAGTGAGTTACACGGATTTTTGGGCCGCATATGCAGCAATTCTTCCCTCCAAACGTCATCGCGCTGTCGGCAAGGACAGTGGACAAACAAATCATATCGAGCGGTTGAATTGCACCTTGCGTCAACGAATTTCGAGATTAGTGAGGAAGTCTTTATCTTTTTCAAAGAACATTGCTAACCATATTGGGGCAATCTGGTATTTTATTCATCACTATAATGCCTCACTCCCAATCCATCAAAATCGGTAATTAATTATTCTCATTCAATCCTATTGATTGGAGCACTACCACCCTGGCTATGTATAAAATCGCCTCGACGAACAGCCGATTATCCACTGCCCGCCCACCTTTATCGGTTGGCTTTCCTGGTAGTTGCCCTTCAATTCGGGCCCATTTTTCATCGCTTAACATAAAACGTATCATTTTTCAACCCCCTTTACTGTGAACACGCCCTAGGAGTTATGCAGTTGAAAAATAGGAAACTATTCTGTGCGAAACGAAGCGGAGTCGCAGAATCCATCTACAGAGAGATTCTGCGTTCTGCGACTGCGCGCAGAATGACTTTTTCAACCGCATGAAGAGCCTCTTCCACGCTAATATCTGATACTTCTTGACTAGGTGGCTGAAGCAACTCGTGAGGTACTCCCCAAGGGTGCCAGTGCTGGGCGTTGGATTTTCCAAAAAAACATACTATCGGTTTACCTAAACCTGCTGCGAGGTGCATCGCTCCTCCGTCACTACATACCATAAAGTCGCAACAGGCGATGCCGCCAATCAAACATGAAACTTCTGCCGAGGGAAAGGCAAGTACCGGCAATCCAGCGACTGCATTCATGATTTCTGCCGCTTTGGCGTTGTCTCCGGGGTGTGCGGGATGATGAGTATCTCCAGGCGACCAAAATAATAAAAATCCGACTGGATAACGCGCACGTAATCGAGCCATCAGCAGGGCAAAACATTCGGCGGGCCAGCGCTGACTTGGTTTACGGGCGCTAATGTGAATACCGATTAATAGGCGTGCGCTCCAACCTTGGGCCGCGATCCGCTCCCGCGCATAACGCAAGGCAGCACTATCGGGAAATATTTGTACGGGTCCCGGTTGTGCAGTGATGCCGAAGGCCGTTAATACCTGAAAAGTGCATTCTACGTGATGTCCGCTCCTAACTGATTGCGGAATCACATAATCTTTTGTGCGATATTGATCCGAATTTCCAAAACCAATGACACGCTTGGCCCCGATTAGGCGGGCAAGGCGCAAGGATCGTGGTTCATAGCAAGGTGTCGGAATGATTGCGTAATCGAATCGCGTATGTCTGAGTTTCACAAGCAGTGTTATGCGTCGCCAATATGCCGTTATTTTTCCACCAAGGGTTGGCTGATGCTTGGCTTTTCCATACCAGACTATTTGGTCGATGACCGTCGGGTTATTTTCCAATACCGCATGGTTATAACTGGTAACCAGGGCGTGAATTTCTGCGGAGGGAAAATGATTGCGCAAGGCGACGAAAACCGGCGTGGTGCATACTAAATCTCCAATGTTGTCCCGACGGATGACTAAGAATTTAAGAGATTTTTTATTGTTCAAGCATAACCCCGGAGTTTGATCAATTCCAGTAAGCGCACACCGAATTCAGGAGAAATATGCGCCTCCACTGGTACATACCAGTGTCGCGCATTTACAGCAACCGCGCATTTAACTGCGTCTTTTTCCGTCATTAATACCGGTAGCTCATCACCAAAATCTAATTCATCGGGACGAAAAAAATAATGATCAGGAAATGAATGCACGATGATTGTCAACCCTCGCGCTCGCAGAGCGGCAAAAAATTTTTCAGGATGCCCAATACCGGCCACAGCGTGGACTGGGGTAGTACAAAAACTCGTTAATGGTCGAGAAACGATGTCATCACTAATGAATACCGCATCACCTAGTATCAGAATCATATTGTACTCACCTGGCTCCGCGCAGCCCTGGGCAACTCGTAGCGGTATTTGATCCAGCCGTTGCATTGATTCACGCAATGGCCCGACTGGCAGGCAATGACGATTACCAAGTCCCCGTGCGCGATCTGTCACTGCAATTTCCACGTCTCGGGCCAGACCATAATGTTGTAATCCATCATCGGCAATTAGACAATCGCAGTCATGATGGGCAAGCAACAATTCACCTGCCTTGGCCCGCCGCCGACATACTGCAATAGGCATTTGTGTTCGCCGTGCCAGAAGTAGTGGTTCATCGCCCACCTCGCGTGGATCGTCATCCGGCTTTACTTCTCGCGGAATGCTTTTTATCCGTCCACCATGGCCACGGCTAATAATGCCTGGTCGCCAGCCATTGGCCGCGAGAAATTGGGCTATCCATAAAACAAGCGGTGTCTTTCCCGATCCACCCACAGTGATATTGCCAACGATGATTACAGGTACCGGGAGTTGCGTGATTGCAAACCAGCCATAGCGATAACCATAACGCCGGATCATGACGAGCGTGCGGTAAATGCCTTCTAATGGAAGCAGTATCCATCCCAGAGGATAGTTTTCATACCAAATCGCTCGTGCCAATTTTTCCATGGGTATCCAGTTCAGTAGTCAACAAATCAAATCGCTTTACCACCATCGACCAATTCTACAATCGTGCTCCGCAGACGTTCGCATAATTCTTCGTTGAGGGGATGATTATTACGGTCAGTCACGAAAAAGATATCCTCGACCCGAGCGCCCACGGTATCAATCTTGGCGTTTTGTACTCGAACCTCGCAAGTAACCAATGCCTGACCAATGCGCGCCAAAAGTCCAGGGCGATCTTGGCTGATTACTTCCATCAAAGTGCGTTGGTTACGTTCATCAAGGGTGTATTGGACTTCAGTGGGGATAGGAAAATGCTTGAGGCGCAACGGAGAGCGACGGTTCGAGGAGACTATCGTGAAGAACGGTTGGGAGAGCCGTGCATGAAGTACCCCGCGAATCTTGTCAATACGTGACTGAGAGCTGATTGGCTCGCCGTTTTCCTCCAGCACGATATAGCTATCCAGAGTATATCCATGGTTACTGGTGACAATGCGAGCATCCATGATGGTCAACCTGAGCTGATCCAGGGTATTAGTAATTTGGGCGAATAATCCATCCTGATCATGGGTATGGACAAAAATCTCAGTGCCACCGCGTCGGGTGCGCTGGCGGACCAGAATCAGCGGCAACGCGCCGTTACCATGAGCAATAATGGCTTGAGTATTGGCGGCAATTTCCTCGGAGGTGTAGCGAATGAAAAAATCGTCCGCGAGGCTTTGCCATAAATTTTCCACTGCCGCGCGTGGCACACCATAGGTATGCAATAAACGCCGCGCTTCGTCCTGGGTTTCGCGGATTTGCTCGGCTAGGTCCGGCGTGCTGGTAATCCCGCGTCGCAGGACGCGCCGCGCGGCCTGGTAGAGATTACTCAACAAGGCATCCTTCCAACTGGTCCATAAATCCGGGTTAATGGAGCGAATATCGGCAACGGTGAGCAGATACAGGTAATCGAGGTGCAGGATATCGCCAACCAGAGTAGCGAATTGGTTGATGACCACGGGATCGCTTGTGTCTAGGCGTTGGGCGGTACGCGACATGGTCACATGGTGCTCTACCAGCCAGGCCACGAGGCGCGAGTCAAAGGCAGGTAAACCGTGATTCTGACAAAAAGACAGGGCATCAACTGCACCGAGGATTGGATGATCCCCGCCACGGCCTTTGGCGATATCGTGGAACAATCCCGCTAAATACAGCAAGTGCGGCTTAGGGAGTGTTTGAGCGACATGAGCGCACAGTGAATTCTCGGCGGCATACTCGGGGACGAAAAAACGTCGAGTATTGCGAACCACGCGCAGGGTATGTTCATCAACGGTGTAGACATGGAAGAGATCATGCTGCATTTGCCCGACCACGCCCTCAAATACCGGTAGATAGGCAGCTAAGACACCATAACGGCTCATGCGGTCCAGCTCATGGGCAATGCCGCGTGGCTGCTTGAGCAACTCCATGAAGAGGCTACGATTACGCAAATCAGCGCGGAAAGCGTCATCAATCAGAAAGAGATGATCCCGTACCAGGCGGATGGTGGTGGCGCGTACCCCAGTCAACTCGGGATGCTGGGCCATAACAAGAAATAGTTCCAGAAGTGCGAACGGATAACGACGAAAAACACGTTCATGATTGACTTCCAAAAAACCGTCGCGTGCGCGAAAGCGTCGATTGAGGGGAATGGCACGCGCCGCCGGATCGACATGTTGTAGGCTTTCATGAAAAAGCTGCAACAGCATCTCATTAAGGCGACTAATCTGTTGGGCGG
This sequence is a window from Gammaproteobacteria bacterium. Protein-coding genes within it:
- a CDS encoding hypothetical protein (Evidence 5 : Unknown function) gives rise to the protein MIRFMLSDEKWARIEGQLPGKPTDKGGRAVDNRLFVEAILYIARVVVLQSIGLNENN
- a CDS encoding type I restriction enzyme M protein, whose protein sequence is MTTDQNQKQLGKTLWNIADQLRGAMNADDFRDYMLSFLFLRYLSDNYEIAAKKELGKDYPTLGADDRRVPLALWYASNPNDITAFEKQMRRKVHYVIQPSHLWNNIANLARTQNGELLNTLQAGFKYIENESFESTFNGLFSEIDLGSDKLGRKYEDRNAKLCAIIAEIAKGLAEFSSDIDALGDAYEYLIGQFAAGSGKKAGEFYTPQQISDILSAIVTLDSQEPATGKKNRLASVLDFACGSGSLLLNVRKRMGPQGIGKIYGQEKNITTYNLARMNMLLHGVKDSEFSIYHGDTLTNDWDMLRELNPAKKPCFDAIVANPPFSYRWDSTDAMGEDVRFKNHGLAPKSAADFAFLLHGFHFLKDEGVMAIILPHGVLFRGGAEERIRTKLLKDGHIDTVIGLPANLFYSTGIPVCILVLKKCKKPDNVLFINAAEHFVKGKRQNQLTDEHITKIIDTYQFRKEKDNFPYGQGSIFRCNRDADFFDALQ
- the lpxK gene encoding Tetraacyldisaccharide 4'-kinase, whose protein sequence is MEKLARAIWYENYPLGWILLPLEGIYRTLVMIRRYGYRYGWFAITQLPVPVIIVGNITVGGSGKTPLVLWIAQFLAANGWRPGIISRGHGGRIKSIPREVKPDDDPREVGDEPLLLARRTQMPIAVCRRRAKAGELLLAHHDCDCLIADDGLQHYGLARDVEIAVTDRARGLGNRHCLPVGPLRESMQRLDQIPLRVAQGCAEPGEYNMILILGDAVFISDDIVSRPLTSFCTTPVHAVAGIGHPEKFFAALRARGLTIIVHSFPDHYFFRPDELDFGDELPVLMTEKDAVKCAVAVNARHWYVPVEAHISPEFGVRLLELIKLRGYA
- the glnD gene encoding (Protein-PII) uridylyltransferase / (Protein-PII)-UMP uridylyl-removing enzyme; the encoded protein is MIIEDPVTPAGASVPAINELFDPITLDAALNAGEAPLKTFRAVLKTGNQILRDCFYAGVPAAALVPLRVQMMDALLKRTWRLHGLTAEFAVEENYDSRTECSPSTTLAAIESTPKEEVVVACEPEGIALLAVGGYGRGELHPGSDVDLMVLLGQAEHDLFRERIATWVTFLWDVGLEVGHSVRSLEECVEEAHRDVTVATNLMEARLLSGPRALLKAMSHACENAHIWPSSAFFEMKHAEQLARHRKYDDTAYNLEPNVKEGPGGLRDIHMVGWVAKRHFGVNSLHGLVDVGFLTDAEYHTLIKAQNFLWRVRWGLHLLTKRREDRLLFDHQRTLAANFGYQDAPHSLAVEQFMKCYYRTAQQISRLNEMLLQLFHESLQHVDPAARAIPLNRRFRARDGFLEVNHERVFRRYPFALLELFLVMAQHPELTGVRATTIRLVRDHLFLIDDAFRADLRNRSLFMELLKQPRGIAHELDRMSRYGVLAAYLPVFEGVVGQMQHDLFHVYTVDEHTLRVVRNTRRFFVPEYAAENSLCAHVAQTLPKPHLLYLAGLFHDIAKGRGGDHPILGAVDALSFCQNHGLPAFDSRLVAWLVEHHVTMSRTAQRLDTSDPVVINQFATLVGDILHLDYLYLLTVADIRSINPDLWTSWKDALLSNLYQAARRVLRRGITSTPDLAEQIRETQDEARRLLHTYGVPRAAVENLWQSLADDFFIRYTSEEIAANTQAIIAHGNGALPLILVRQRTRRGGTEIFVHTHDQDGLFAQITNTLDQLRLTIMDARIVTSNHGYTLDSYIVLEENGEPISSQSRIDKIRGVLHARLSQPFFTIVSSNRRSPLRLKHFPIPTEVQYTLDERNQRTLMEVISQDRPGLLARIGQALVTCEVRVQNAKIDTVGARVEDIFFVTDRNNHPLNEELCERLRSTIVELVDGGKAI
- a CDS encoding Glycosyl transferase family protein; its protein translation is MNNKKSLKFLVIRRDNIGDLVCTTPVFVALRNHFPSAEIHALVTSYNHAVLENNPTVIDQIVWYGKAKHQPTLGGKITAYWRRITLLVKLRHTRFDYAIIPTPCYEPRSLRLARLIGAKRVIGFGNSDQYRTKDYVIPQSVRSGHHVECTFQVLTAFGITAQPGPVQIFPDSAALRYARERIAAQGWSARLLIGIHISARKPSQRWPAECFALLMARLRARYPVGFLLFWSPGDTHHPAHPGDNAKAAEIMNAVAGLPVLAFPSAEVSCLIGGIACCDFMVCSDGGAMHLAAGLGKPIVCFFGKSNAQHWHPWGVPHELLQPPSQEVSDISVEEALHAVEKVILRAVAERRISL
- a CDS encoding insertion element IS1 protein InsB, with the translated sequence MHCPNCHSQSVVKNGFNTLGKQIHRCNECGRQFVLNPSKGPISDEKKALIDRLLLERIPLAGIARVVGVSESWLQNYVNEKYARTPRKVIIKKKSKGRLTIECDELWSFVGKKSNKQWVWLAIDRDTGEIVGVYIGDRSEQSARALWDSLPSVYRQCAVSYTDFWAAYAAILPSKRHRAVGKDSGQTNHIERLNCTLRQRISRLVRKSLSFSKNIANHIGAIWYFIHHYNASLPIHQNR